The proteins below come from a single Minwuia thermotolerans genomic window:
- a CDS encoding HupE/UreJ family protein: MKFKSLNAGLGALILSMLAAAPALAHHPLGGATPETFFQGFLSGIGHPMIGFDHLAFIVAVGLAAAFSARRLLTPLAFVAATVAGCLLHVAGVMLPLPELLISASVVALGAVVLSGRTMAPALQIGFFAVAGLFHGFAYGSAIVGAETTPLLAYLVSFGLTQYVIALGAMALVTAVWKAAEPKALQPRLAGAVIAGVGLTFFLENVEGMILG; this comes from the coding sequence ATGAAGTTCAAATCGCTCAACGCCGGCCTTGGCGCCCTGATACTTTCCATGCTGGCCGCCGCGCCGGCCCTGGCGCACCATCCGCTGGGCGGCGCCACGCCGGAGACCTTCTTCCAGGGCTTCCTGTCCGGCATCGGCCATCCGATGATCGGCTTCGACCATCTGGCCTTCATCGTCGCTGTCGGTCTTGCCGCTGCGTTCAGCGCCCGGCGCCTCCTGACGCCGCTGGCCTTCGTTGCGGCGACCGTCGCCGGCTGCCTGCTGCATGTCGCGGGCGTCATGCTGCCCCTGCCGGAGCTGCTGATCTCGGCGTCCGTCGTCGCGCTGGGCGCGGTGGTGTTGTCGGGCCGCACCATGGCGCCGGCGCTGCAGATCGGCTTCTTCGCCGTCGCCGGCCTGTTCCATGGCTTCGCCTACGGATCGGCCATCGTCGGCGCGGAGACGACGCCGCTTCTCGCCTATCTGGTCAGCTTCGGCCTGACCCAGTACGTCATCGCGCTGGGCGCCATGGCGCTGGTGACCGCGGTCTGGAAGGCGGCGGAGCCGAAAGCGCTGCAGCCCCGGCTGGCGGGCGCGGTGATCGCCGGCGTCGGCCTCACCTTCTTCCTGGAGAACGTCGAGGGCATGATCCTCGGCTGA
- a CDS encoding ABC transporter ATP-binding protein encodes MEDVPLLELNGVARSFPGVVANRDVSLAVGRGSIHALLGENGAGKSTLVKIIYGVLRPDAGQMFVNGRRHRPQKPADARAAGIGMVFQHFSLFDAMTVEENIALGLPADAIGDDLEHRIRAVSAEYGLKVDPTRRVDDLSVGEKQRVEIVRCLLQSPSLLIMDEPTSVLTPQEAEKLFDILRRLRDRGCSVLYISHKLDEIRAICDAATVLRRGEVVARCDPRKETARSLAAMMIGAELPPPRRAKQTPGDVRLKVDDLSLPAVSEFGTALRGISFELRAGEILGIGGVAGNGQTELMEALIGERPSARRETIVLDGKPVGTRGPVGRRARGMAFVPEERIGHGAVSEMSLAENAIISARGGQGLVRRGFLSFLSAAGYAKRVIEVFRVAATGASAPAGSLSGGNLQKFVVGREVLQEPGVLIAAQPTWGVDAGSAAEIHAALDRLAAAGAAVLVISQDLDELLAISDRFAVLSEGRLSRPRPTGELDIETIGLMMGGRLEEAA; translated from the coding sequence ATGGAAGACGTCCCCCTGCTGGAACTGAACGGCGTGGCCAGGTCCTTCCCGGGCGTGGTGGCGAACCGCGACGTCAGCCTCGCCGTGGGGCGGGGCAGCATCCACGCCCTGCTGGGTGAGAATGGCGCCGGCAAGTCGACGCTGGTCAAGATCATCTACGGCGTGCTGCGCCCCGACGCGGGCCAGATGTTCGTCAACGGCCGCAGGCATCGTCCGCAGAAGCCGGCCGACGCGCGCGCGGCCGGTATCGGCATGGTCTTCCAGCACTTCTCGCTGTTCGACGCGATGACGGTGGAAGAGAACATCGCCCTCGGCTTGCCGGCCGACGCGATCGGCGACGACCTCGAACACCGCATCCGCGCCGTGTCCGCCGAATATGGCCTGAAGGTGGATCCGACGCGGCGCGTCGACGACCTCTCGGTCGGCGAGAAGCAGCGCGTCGAGATCGTCCGCTGCCTGCTGCAGTCGCCCAGTCTGCTGATCATGGACGAGCCGACGTCGGTGCTGACGCCCCAGGAGGCGGAGAAGCTGTTCGACATTCTCCGGCGTCTCAGGGACCGCGGCTGTTCGGTGCTCTACATCTCTCACAAGCTGGACGAGATCCGGGCCATCTGCGATGCGGCGACGGTGCTGCGCCGCGGCGAGGTGGTCGCGCGGTGCGATCCGCGAAAGGAGACCGCGCGGAGCCTCGCCGCCATGATGATCGGCGCGGAACTGCCGCCGCCCCGCCGCGCGAAGCAGACGCCGGGCGATGTGCGTCTGAAGGTGGACGACCTCTCCCTGCCGGCGGTCTCGGAGTTCGGCACAGCGTTGCGCGGTATCTCCTTCGAACTGCGGGCAGGCGAGATCCTTGGTATCGGGGGTGTCGCCGGGAACGGTCAGACCGAGTTGATGGAGGCACTGATCGGGGAGCGGCCAAGCGCCAGGCGGGAGACCATCGTCCTGGACGGCAAGCCCGTGGGCACGCGTGGACCGGTCGGCCGCCGCGCCCGCGGCATGGCCTTCGTGCCGGAGGAGCGCATCGGACACGGCGCCGTGTCCGAGATGTCGCTGGCGGAGAACGCGATCATTTCGGCCCGCGGCGGCCAGGGCCTGGTAAGGCGAGGCTTCCTGAGTTTCCTTTCCGCCGCCGGCTACGCGAAACGCGTGATCGAGGTCTTCCGCGTTGCCGCCACCGGCGCCTCCGCGCCGGCCGGCAGCCTCTCGGGCGGCAATCTGCAGAAGTTCGTGGTCGGCCGCGAGGTGCTGCAGGAGCCGGGCGTGCTGATCGCCGCCCAGCCGACCTGGGGCGTCGATGCCGGTTCGGCCGCCGAGATCCACGCCGCGCTCGACCGCCTGGCGGCCGCCGGCGCCGCCGTGCTGGTGATCAGTCAGGACCTGGACGAACTGCTGGCGATCAGCGACCGCTTCGCGGTGCTCTCGGAAGGCCGGCTGAGCCGTCCGCGGCCGACAGGCGAACTGGATATCGAGACCATCGGCCTGATGATGGGCGGACGTCTGGAGGAGGCCGCGTGA
- a CDS encoding ABC transporter permease encodes MIRLERRPQPSRAVVWMTPVLAVLLTVAAGMALFAIMGVDPVRAVGIIFLSPFSDAYSLSELIVKATPLILIGVGLSLGFRAGVWNIGAEGQFVIGALTGGAVALAFYDISGVWLLPLMSLAAVAGGMAWAAVPAFLRTRFGTNEILVSLMLTYVAILLLSAMVTGPLRDPDGFNFPESRIFHDSALMPQLFEQGRANAGFLVALAAAATGWILLGRHVVGFQIRLMGQSPRAARFAGFREKRIIWFCLMVSGGLAGLAGMFEAAGPVEQLVPALPAGYGFTAIIVAFLGRLNPIGIVLAGFVIAVTYIGGEAAQIQMQLPAAVTRVFQGMLLFFLLGMDLLAGFRFRLRLPRRANVVETP; translated from the coding sequence GTGATCCGGCTGGAACGACGGCCGCAGCCTTCCCGGGCGGTGGTCTGGATGACGCCGGTGCTGGCTGTTCTGCTGACAGTCGCTGCCGGCATGGCGCTGTTCGCGATCATGGGTGTCGACCCGGTACGGGCGGTGGGAATCATCTTCCTCTCGCCCTTCTCGGACGCCTACAGCCTCTCGGAACTGATCGTGAAGGCCACGCCGCTGATCCTGATCGGCGTCGGACTGTCGCTCGGCTTCCGGGCCGGGGTCTGGAACATCGGCGCGGAGGGCCAGTTCGTCATCGGCGCGCTGACCGGCGGCGCTGTGGCGCTCGCGTTCTACGACATCTCCGGCGTCTGGCTGCTGCCGCTCATGAGTCTTGCGGCCGTCGCCGGTGGCATGGCCTGGGCTGCCGTGCCGGCCTTCCTGCGCACCCGCTTCGGCACCAACGAGATACTGGTCAGCCTGATGCTGACCTATGTCGCCATCCTGTTGCTGAGCGCCATGGTCACCGGCCCGCTGCGCGATCCCGACGGCTTCAACTTCCCCGAAAGCCGCATCTTCCACGACAGCGCCCTGATGCCCCAGCTTTTCGAGCAAGGCCGGGCCAACGCCGGCTTCCTGGTGGCGCTGGCTGCGGCGGCGACGGGCTGGATCCTGCTCGGCCGGCATGTGGTCGGCTTCCAGATCCGTCTGATGGGCCAGTCACCGCGCGCCGCCCGCTTCGCCGGCTTCCGGGAGAAGCGCATCATCTGGTTCTGCCTGATGGTCTCCGGCGGGCTGGCGGGCCTCGCCGGCATGTTCGAGGCCGCAGGCCCGGTCGAACAGCTCGTGCCGGCCCTGCCGGCGGGCTATGGCTTCACGGCGATCATCGTCGCCTTCCTCGGACGCCTGAACCCCATCGGGATCGTGCTGGCCGGCTTCGTCATCGCCGTCACCTATATCGGCGGCGAGGCGGCGCAGATCCAGATGCAGCTTCCCGCCGCGGTCACGCGCGTCTTCCAGGGCATGCTGCTGTTCTTCCTGCTGGGCATGGACCTGCTGGCCGGCTTCCGTTTCCGCCTCAGGCTGCCGCGCCGGGCCAACGTGGTGGAGACGCCCTGA
- a CDS encoding ABC transporter permease: MELAVDILVGMMLAATPLLFAALGELVAERAGVLNLGVEGMMVVGAVTGFIVTAESGSHFAGIALAAFAGTLMGLLFGLMTQILLANQVATGLALTIFGLGLSALMGQGYSGLSVPPLEAIRLPVLSELPVLGPLLFHHEPMFYLSILLTALVAWFLYATRAGMILRAVGENHHAAHAIGFPVVRVRLAAVAFGGAMAGLGGAYLSVARTPLWSEDMTAGRGWIALAIVVFASWRPGRALLGAYLFGGVTIVQLHVQGAGVDIASQYLSMLPYLATIVVLVLISGGRGAAVLRAPGSLGRTFYASS; this comes from the coding sequence ATGGAGCTCGCCGTCGACATCCTGGTCGGCATGATGCTGGCGGCGACGCCCCTGCTGTTCGCGGCGCTGGGCGAACTGGTGGCCGAGCGTGCGGGCGTGCTGAACCTGGGCGTCGAGGGCATGATGGTGGTCGGTGCGGTGACGGGTTTCATCGTGACCGCCGAGAGCGGCTCCCATTTCGCCGGCATCGCCCTTGCGGCCTTCGCAGGCACGCTGATGGGGCTGCTGTTCGGGCTGATGACCCAGATCCTGCTGGCCAACCAGGTCGCCACCGGCCTGGCGCTGACGATCTTCGGCCTCGGCCTCTCGGCGCTGATGGGGCAGGGCTATTCGGGCCTGTCCGTGCCGCCGCTGGAGGCCATCCGGCTGCCGGTGCTGAGCGAGCTGCCGGTTCTCGGGCCGCTGCTGTTCCACCACGAACCGATGTTCTATCTCTCGATCCTGCTGACCGCGCTGGTGGCCTGGTTCCTCTACGCCACCCGCGCCGGCATGATCCTGCGCGCGGTGGGGGAGAACCATCACGCCGCCCACGCCATCGGCTTCCCCGTGGTGCGGGTGCGGCTGGCCGCGGTCGCCTTCGGCGGCGCCATGGCGGGGCTCGGCGGCGCCTATCTCTCCGTCGCGCGGACGCCGCTCTGGTCGGAAGACATGACCGCCGGTCGGGGCTGGATCGCGCTGGCCATCGTCGTCTTCGCCAGCTGGCGTCCCGGGCGGGCGCTGCTCGGCGCCTATCTCTTCGGCGGCGTCACCATCGTCCAGCTTCACGTCCAGGGCGCCGGCGTCGACATCGCCAGCCAGTATCTCTCGATGCTGCCCTATCTCGCCACCATCGTCGTGCTGGTGCTGATCTCCGGCGGGCGGGGGGCGGCGGTGCTGCGCGCGCCGGGCAGCCTGGGCCGGACCTTCTACGCTTCTTCTTGA
- a CDS encoding BMP family ABC transporter substrate-binding protein, with the protein MFKRIGAPLLAAAMAASFAFAATAAEKLKIGFVYCCPVGDLGWSYEHDQGRKAIEEALGDKVETTYVEGVADGPDAERVIRQLAQGGNDLIFTTSFGFMNPTVKVAKRFPDTMFEHATGFKQAENLATYSARFYEGRHVIGLIAGEMTESNIVGYIASFPIPEVVRGINAAYLAAKSVNPDIQFKVVWVNTWFDPGKEADAAKALIDQGADILMQHTDSPAAMKIAEQNGIYAFGQASDMTRFGPNAQLTAIIDDWAPYYIERVKAALDGAWEAKDTWGGIGSGMVAFAPYNDAMPGDVKALADKARAEIAAGERHPFTGPIRRQDGSVWLAEGETASDADLLGMNFYVEGLEGSLPK; encoded by the coding sequence ATGTTCAAGCGCATCGGGGCGCCGCTGTTGGCGGCGGCCATGGCCGCATCATTCGCCTTCGCGGCGACGGCGGCGGAGAAGCTGAAGATCGGATTCGTCTATTGCTGTCCGGTCGGTGACCTGGGCTGGTCCTACGAGCATGATCAGGGCCGCAAGGCGATCGAGGAAGCGCTGGGCGACAAGGTTGAGACGACCTATGTCGAAGGCGTCGCCGACGGTCCCGATGCCGAGCGCGTCATCCGCCAGCTCGCCCAGGGCGGCAACGACCTGATCTTCACCACCTCCTTCGGTTTCATGAACCCGACCGTGAAGGTGGCGAAGCGCTTTCCCGACACGATGTTCGAGCACGCGACCGGCTTCAAGCAGGCCGAGAACCTGGCCACCTATTCGGCGCGCTTCTACGAGGGCCGGCACGTCATCGGCCTGATCGCCGGCGAGATGACCGAGAGCAACATCGTCGGCTACATCGCTTCCTTCCCGATCCCCGAGGTCGTGCGCGGTATCAACGCCGCCTACCTGGCCGCGAAGTCGGTCAATCCCGACATCCAGTTCAAGGTCGTCTGGGTCAACACCTGGTTCGATCCGGGCAAGGAGGCCGACGCGGCCAAGGCGCTGATCGACCAGGGCGCCGACATCCTGATGCAGCACACCGACAGCCCCGCGGCGATGAAGATCGCTGAGCAGAACGGCATATACGCCTTCGGTCAGGCCTCCGACATGACCCGCTTCGGCCCGAACGCGCAGCTCACGGCGATCATCGACGACTGGGCGCCCTATTACATCGAGCGCGTCAAGGCGGCGCTGGATGGCGCCTGGGAAGCGAAGGACACCTGGGGCGGCATCGGCAGCGGCATGGTCGCCTTCGCGCCCTACAACGACGCCATGCCCGGCGACGTCAAGGCGCTGGCGGACAAGGCCCGTGCCGAGATCGCCGCCGGCGAGCGCCATCCCTTCACTGGCCCGATCCGCCGTCAGGACGGCAGTGTCTGGCTGGCGGAAGGCGAGACGGCGAGCGACGCGGACCTGCTCGGCATGAACTTCTATGTCGAAGGTCTCGAGGGCAGCCTGCCGAAGTGA
- the upp gene encoding uracil phosphoribosyltransferase: MTAAGVTVVDHPVAQHKLTLLRRAATPPSLFRRTLRELGALLAYEALRDLPVAAVRIETPVAEMDASEIAQGTLAVVSILRAGNGLADGVSDLLPDAPVGHIGLRRDEATLKPERYYLNLPRGIGRARVLLVDPMLATGGSAADAIDQLRAAGVREIRFVCVLAAPEGLAHMAERHPDVPVVTAAIDSRLNEVGYIVPGLGDAGDRLYGTV, from the coding sequence ATGACGGCGGCGGGCGTTACGGTCGTCGACCATCCCGTGGCGCAGCACAAGCTGACGCTGCTGCGCCGCGCGGCGACGCCGCCGTCGCTGTTCCGCCGCACGCTGCGGGAACTGGGTGCGCTGCTGGCCTACGAGGCGCTGCGTGATCTGCCGGTCGCAGCGGTCAGGATCGAGACGCCGGTGGCGGAGATGGACGCTTCGGAGATCGCGCAAGGTACGCTGGCCGTGGTTTCTATCCTCAGGGCGGGCAACGGGCTGGCCGACGGCGTCTCCGACCTGCTGCCGGACGCGCCGGTCGGGCATATCGGCCTGCGCCGCGACGAGGCGACGCTGAAGCCCGAACGCTATTACCTCAACCTGCCGCGTGGCATCGGACGGGCGCGGGTGCTGCTGGTGGATCCGATGCTGGCGACCGGCGGCTCCGCGGCGGACGCCATCGATCAGCTGCGCGCGGCCGGCGTGCGCGAGATTCGCTTCGTCTGCGTGCTTGCCGCGCCGGAGGGTCTGGCCCATATGGCCGAACGCCATCCGGACGTTCCCGTGGTCACCGCCGCCATCGACAGCCGTCTCAACGAGGTCGGCTACATCGTCCCCGGGCTGGGGGATGCGGGCGACCGGCTTTATGGTACCGTTTGA
- a CDS encoding rhodanese-like domain-containing protein — protein MPSGVNQMVDDAMARVETISVDDAKELVGKDGVTIVDIRDVRELWRDGKIPGAYHAPRGMLEFWIAEDSPYTKDVFQTGNRFVFYCAAGARSALATDTAMKLGLTNVCHIGGGFGAWKKAGNEIEAVEKK, from the coding sequence ATGCCGTCAGGTGTGAATCAGATGGTCGACGACGCGATGGCCAGGGTGGAAACCATCAGCGTCGACGACGCGAAGGAACTGGTGGGCAAGGATGGCGTCACCATCGTCGATATCCGCGATGTCCGCGAACTCTGGCGTGACGGCAAGATCCCCGGCGCCTATCACGCGCCCCGCGGCATGCTGGAGTTCTGGATCGCCGAGGACAGCCCCTACACCAAGGATGTGTTTCAGACGGGCAACAGGTTCGTCTTCTATTGCGCTGCCGGCGCGCGGTCGGCTCTGGCGACCGACACGGCGATGAAACTGGGCCTGACCAATGTCTGCCATATCGGCGGCGGTTTCGGCGCGTGGAAGAAGGCGGGCAACGAGATCGAAGCGGTCGAGAAGAAGTAG
- a CDS encoding ABC transporter ATP-binding protein yields the protein MSALLDIRDLRIRRKDGGNVLRGVSVTAAAREVHGLVGESGAGRTTVTRAILGMLPDDMRIAGGRIRFDDSDLLDMHPSPRRRLLGRHIATIPRDPLMALTPSRRIGRQVADVFRENLKFGRTESRRAALQLLEEVGVREPEHAAERYPYELSAVARQRVLIAIAFACSPKLVIADEPTAALDVTAQMQILRLIADMTESRRSALLFVTHDLSVVARMCDRVTVMHEGMVVEQGPVSQMLSKDAQPFTRALMASMPRHDRPGEILEPVPELVRAELRARVAEYDRRHR from the coding sequence ATGAGCGCGCTTCTCGACATCCGCGATCTCCGTATCCGCCGCAAGGACGGCGGCAACGTTCTCCGTGGCGTCTCCGTGACGGCGGCGGCGCGCGAGGTCCATGGACTGGTTGGCGAGAGCGGCGCGGGCCGGACCACTGTCACCCGCGCCATCCTCGGCATGCTGCCGGACGACATGCGCATCGCCGGAGGCCGGATCCGCTTCGACGACAGCGATCTGCTGGACATGCACCCTTCGCCCAGGCGGCGGCTTCTGGGTCGGCATATCGCCACCATCCCGCGCGATCCGCTGATGGCGCTGACGCCCTCGCGCCGGATCGGCCGCCAGGTCGCCGATGTCTTTCGCGAGAACCTGAAGTTCGGCCGTACCGAATCGCGGCGCGCGGCGCTGCAGCTGCTGGAGGAAGTCGGCGTCCGCGAGCCCGAACACGCGGCTGAACGCTATCCCTATGAGCTTTCCGCGGTCGCGCGGCAGCGCGTGCTGATCGCCATCGCCTTTGCCTGCAGCCCCAAGCTCGTCATCGCCGACGAGCCGACGGCGGCCCTCGACGTCACGGCGCAGATGCAGATTCTCCGTCTGATCGCCGACATGACCGAAAGCCGCCGGTCGGCGCTGCTGTTCGTCACGCATGATCTGAGTGTGGTCGCGCGGATGTGCGACCGGGTGACCGTGATGCATGAGGGGATGGTGGTCGAGCAGGGGCCGGTCTCGCAGATGCTTTCGAAGGACGCGCAGCCATTTACCCGCGCGCTGATGGCCTCGATGCCGCGTCATGACCGGCCCGGCGAGATACTGGAGCCGGTGCCGGAGCTGGTCCGGGCCGAACTTCGTGCCCGCGTCGCGGAGTACGACCGCCGTCACCGCTGA
- a CDS encoding DUF1801 domain-containing protein has protein sequence MKVAPPFRDAAVQAVFDSYAEPAREGLLALRGLIFETAAATPGVGAVEETLKWGQPAYLTPETKSGSTLRLAPDKQGGFAIYAHCQTTIIPDFRDLFPEGFDYEGNRAIHFRDADSLPLERLRLLISSALTWRLRKRKPAARPQR, from the coding sequence ATGAAGGTGGCGCCGCCATTCCGGGACGCGGCCGTCCAGGCTGTCTTCGACTCCTATGCCGAGCCGGCGCGGGAAGGATTGCTGGCATTGCGCGGACTGATCTTCGAGACCGCAGCGGCGACGCCGGGCGTGGGCGCGGTGGAAGAGACCTTGAAATGGGGCCAGCCAGCCTATCTGACGCCGGAGACGAAGTCGGGCTCCACGCTCCGGCTCGCCCCGGACAAACAGGGCGGGTTCGCGATCTACGCCCACTGCCAGACCACGATCATCCCGGATTTCCGCGATCTCTTTCCCGAAGGCTTCGACTACGAGGGGAACCGCGCCATCCACTTCCGCGACGCGGATTCGCTGCCGCTGGAACGGCTGCGCCTTCTGATCTCCAGCGCCCTGACCTGGCGCCTGAGAAAGCGGAAACCGGCAGCCCGTCCTCAGCGGTGA
- a CDS encoding acetyl/propionyl/methylcrotonyl-CoA carboxylase subunit alpha gives MTIHTLLIANRGEIACRVIRTARRLGIRTVAVHSAADAGAPHVHMAHTAIEIGPAAVAESYLSIERIMDAARKTGADAIHPGYGFLSENAKFARACEDAGITFVGPPIAAIDLMGDKARSKLRMIEAGVPTVPGYQDEDQSDAKLLAEASRIGFPLMVKASAGGGGRGMRLVDDPAKLERALKAARSEAKNAFGDDRLILEKAVVEPRHVEIQVFADRSGNVVHLGERDCSVQRRHQKVVEEAPSPAVTPEIRSAMGEAAVQAAQSIGYLGAGTVEFLLDRNGDFYFLEMNTRLQVEHPVTEMVTGYDLVEWQIRVAEGENLPARQADIRLDGHAIEVRLYAESPAKNFLPRTGRAHLWRIPEGAGIRVDAGLSEGQEITPFYDPMIAKVIAHGPTRDAARLRLANALRDTKLLGVETNRRFLIETLEDEVFAAGEATTAFIEQRFPKSRLKPATIGAEDIALAAVLLFRRTRTDAPAAFHGWRSSGQTPRSPMVIRIGEDEHEVTVIWHGGDDYDVATGGGTVTVAGTCVGNAEIAWRTEAGTKRAAFCFDGESLLLQTEMADIAAEETTYLDRAAEAAGGDGAVVAPMNGRVLRLAVKAGDKVTRGQIVAVLEAMKMEHEITAPVAGEVSETAAAEGQQVATNALLVRIEAGN, from the coding sequence ATGACCATCCACACCCTGTTGATCGCCAACCGCGGCGAGATCGCCTGCCGCGTCATCCGTACCGCGCGCCGTCTGGGCATCCGCACCGTCGCCGTGCATTCGGCCGCGGACGCCGGCGCGCCGCACGTCCACATGGCGCACACGGCAATCGAGATCGGCCCCGCCGCGGTCGCCGAAAGCTATCTTTCGATCGAGCGCATCATGGACGCCGCGAGGAAGACGGGCGCCGACGCCATCCATCCCGGCTACGGCTTCCTGTCGGAGAACGCGAAGTTCGCCCGGGCCTGCGAAGACGCCGGGATTACCTTCGTCGGCCCGCCGATCGCGGCCATCGACCTGATGGGCGACAAGGCGCGGTCCAAGCTGCGCATGATCGAGGCCGGGGTGCCGACGGTGCCCGGCTACCAGGACGAGGACCAGTCGGACGCGAAGCTGCTGGCCGAGGCGAGCCGTATCGGCTTTCCGCTGATGGTCAAGGCCAGCGCCGGCGGCGGCGGCCGCGGCATGCGCCTGGTCGACGATCCGGCAAAGCTGGAACGGGCGCTGAAGGCGGCGCGATCGGAGGCGAAGAACGCCTTCGGCGACGACCGGCTGATCCTGGAAAAGGCCGTGGTCGAGCCGCGCCATGTGGAGATCCAGGTCTTCGCCGACCGGTCCGGCAATGTCGTCCATCTGGGCGAGCGCGACTGTTCGGTCCAGCGCCGCCACCAGAAGGTGGTCGAGGAGGCCCCCTCCCCGGCCGTCACGCCGGAAATCCGCAGCGCGATGGGAGAGGCCGCGGTGCAGGCGGCGCAGTCCATCGGCTATCTGGGCGCGGGAACGGTCGAGTTCCTGCTGGACCGCAACGGCGACTTCTACTTCCTGGAAATGAACACCCGCCTGCAGGTGGAGCATCCGGTGACCGAGATGGTGACCGGCTACGACCTGGTGGAATGGCAGATCCGCGTCGCCGAGGGCGAGAACCTGCCCGCCCGGCAGGCGGATATCCGCCTGGACGGGCACGCCATCGAGGTCCGGCTCTACGCCGAGAGTCCGGCGAAGAACTTCCTGCCGCGCACCGGCCGTGCGCATCTGTGGCGCATACCGGAAGGCGCCGGCATCCGCGTCGATGCAGGCCTTTCGGAAGGCCAGGAGATCACGCCCTTCTACGATCCGATGATCGCCAAGGTCATCGCTCACGGGCCGACCCGCGACGCGGCCCGGCTGCGGCTGGCGAATGCGCTGCGCGACACGAAGCTGCTGGGCGTCGAGACCAACCGGCGCTTCCTGATCGAGACGCTGGAAGACGAGGTCTTCGCCGCCGGCGAGGCGACCACGGCTTTCATCGAGCAGCGTTTTCCGAAATCCCGGCTGAAGCCGGCGACGATCGGGGCTGAAGACATCGCCCTGGCCGCTGTCCTGCTGTTCCGGCGCACGCGGACGGACGCCCCGGCGGCGTTTCACGGCTGGCGCAGTTCCGGCCAGACGCCGCGCAGCCCGATGGTGATCCGCATCGGCGAGGACGAGCACGAAGTCACCGTGATCTGGCATGGCGGTGACGATTACGACGTCGCCACGGGCGGCGGGACAGTGACCGTTGCCGGGACTTGCGTGGGCAATGCCGAAATCGCCTGGCGCACGGAAGCGGGCACGAAACGCGCCGCATTCTGCTTCGACGGAGAGAGCCTGCTGCTGCAGACGGAAATGGCGGACATCGCGGCGGAGGAGACGACCTATCTCGACCGCGCCGCCGAGGCGGCGGGCGGCGACGGCGCCGTGGTCGCGCCCATGAACGGCCGCGTCCTGCGCCTGGCGGTGAAGGCCGGCGACAAGGTGACCCGCGGCCAGATCGTCGCCGTGCTGGAAGCCATGAAGATGGAGCACGAGATCACCGCGCCCGTCGCCGGTGAGGTCTCGGAGACCGCCGCCGCGGAAGGTCAGCAGGTCGCCACCAACGCGCTGCTGGTCCGCATCGAGGCGGGAAACTGA